One Sporomusaceae bacterium ACPt DNA window includes the following coding sequences:
- the argD_2 gene encoding Acetylornithine aminotransferase, whose protein sequence is MTDNTNTPYIGPEEVLRKKKEYLIPCVYHFYNQPMQLVKGEMQYLYDSTGKKYLDCFAGVSVVNCGHCHPEITKAICDQVTTLQHTCTIYLTQNIVNLAERLAQITPGRLQKTFFCASGTEANEGAALLASIYTGKHEFISLRQGLHGRTKLTMSLTGLSLWRTDTTPVGGISFAPNAYCYRCPYSKRHPECDLACANEIETVIKTTTSGQVAALIAEPVQGNGGIITPPPGYFKRVKEILDKYNILLIIDEVQTGFGRTGKMFAIEHYGVEPDIMTMAKALANGTPVGAFTSRAEIADKYTRPGASTLGGNPVTATAALATLDVITKNDLPAQAAELGQYLKNGLSELQKKHPIIGDIRGLGLMLGAEMVNPDKSPAPQKLDAILEQMKDRGFLIGKNGPDRNVMAFQPPLVITHDDIDNLLNNLADVLTAVA, encoded by the coding sequence ATGACTGACAACACTAACACCCCGTATATTGGCCCGGAAGAAGTGCTCCGTAAAAAAAAGGAATACCTAATTCCCTGCGTATATCACTTTTACAACCAGCCTATGCAGCTGGTAAAAGGAGAAATGCAGTACCTCTACGACAGTACCGGCAAAAAATATCTTGACTGTTTCGCTGGCGTATCGGTCGTCAACTGCGGTCACTGCCATCCTGAGATTACCAAAGCCATCTGCGACCAGGTTACTACTCTGCAGCATACTTGCACCATTTACCTTACTCAAAACATCGTTAACCTGGCTGAACGCCTGGCGCAAATAACTCCTGGCCGCCTGCAAAAAACTTTTTTCTGCGCAAGCGGTACCGAAGCCAATGAAGGAGCCGCATTACTGGCCTCAATCTATACGGGCAAGCATGAATTCATCAGCTTACGCCAGGGACTTCACGGCCGGACGAAACTGACCATGAGCCTTACCGGACTATCATTATGGCGTACTGACACCACCCCGGTCGGCGGCATCAGCTTTGCCCCCAATGCCTACTGCTACCGCTGCCCGTATAGCAAACGCCATCCCGAGTGTGACCTGGCCTGCGCCAACGAGATTGAGACAGTAATAAAGACTACCACTTCCGGCCAAGTAGCAGCCCTTATCGCCGAACCGGTTCAAGGCAACGGCGGCATCATTACCCCGCCTCCCGGCTATTTTAAACGCGTAAAAGAAATCCTTGACAAATATAACATCCTGCTAATTATTGACGAAGTCCAGACAGGCTTTGGCCGGACCGGCAAGATGTTTGCCATTGAGCACTACGGCGTGGAACCTGACATTATGACTATGGCCAAGGCCCTGGCTAACGGCACGCCGGTTGGCGCCTTTACCTCAAGGGCTGAAATTGCTGATAAATATACCCGTCCGGGCGCCTCAACCCTGGGCGGCAATCCGGTAACAGCCACTGCTGCGCTGGCGACACTGGACGTAATCACCAAAAACGACCTGCCGGCACAGGCCGCTGAACTTGGTCAATATCTCAAAAACGGCCTGAGCGAACTTCAGAAAAAACATCCTATTATTGGCGATATCCGCGGCCTCGGGCTCATGCTTGGCGCCGAAATGGTAAACCCGGACAAGTCGCCTGCCCCGCAAAAGCTTGACGCCATCTTGGAACAAATGAAAGACCGCGGCTTCTTAATAGGTAAAAACGGCCCTGACCGCAACGTCATGGCCTTCCAGCCGCCACTGGTAATTACCCATGATGATATCGACAATCTGCTAAATAATTTAGCAGATGTGCTGACTGCCGTTGCTTAA